In Cloacibacterium caeni, a single window of DNA contains:
- a CDS encoding helix-turn-helix domain-containing protein produces the protein MDCPQKVRHFLGAFFMGKSKYSLDFKLKAIKRYHKGDIGTDDLGKRIGVCGSLVRKWIKFYELYGVSGLVRLSNTHYTKDFKLKILSVIEKENLSLKEASRRFNIPAESSILSWQRNYKKNGILGLENIPRGRPKTMSNYTRKKKKTGKPLTREEELLERIYYLAQITQLKFFEISLWGNPKFRRTIFCVFW, from the coding sequence ATGGACTGCCCCCAAAAAGTTAGACACTTTTTAGGGGCATTTTTTATGGGGAAAAGTAAATATTCATTAGACTTTAAATTAAAAGCTATAAAGAGATATCACAAAGGGGATATTGGAACAGACGATTTAGGAAAACGCATTGGAGTTTGTGGTTCCTTGGTTCGTAAATGGATAAAATTTTATGAACTTTATGGAGTTTCAGGACTTGTTCGGCTTTCCAATACGCATTACACAAAAGATTTTAAATTAAAGATTTTATCAGTAATTGAGAAAGAGAATTTAAGTTTAAAAGAAGCGTCGAGAAGGTTTAATATTCCTGCGGAGTCCAGTATTCTTAGTTGGCAGCGTAATTACAAAAAAAATGGTATTTTAGGTTTAGAAAACATACCCAGAGGAAGACCTAAAACCATGAGTAATTACACGCGAAAAAAAAAGAAAACAGGCAAACCCTTAACAAGGGAGGAAGAACTGTTGGAGAGGATTTATTATTTAGCCCAAATCACGCAGTTGAAATTTTTTGAGATAAGTCTATGGGGTAATCCCAAATTCCGACGAACCATTTTCTGCGTTTTTTGGTGA
- a CDS encoding Ig-like domain-containing protein, giving the protein MKKIIFLLLLNLLLFSCARVGAPNGGTRDSLAPKFLGSNIDTTRLNVSRTVKELRLDFDEYVMLKDFNKNFNVSPPIKKIKKVIPSNLANKYVLIQWEDTLQANTTYNFNFGNAIVDNNESNPLPYFNFAFSTGDKIDDLFVSGTVKDAMTLIKENQTAKDNKMVVGLYKAGENLDYKQKPDYITKVDEENYFELNFLPKGEFVIIAFDDENQNSVYDAGKEKVSFLKEKITLDSTSVRGLKLKLYPSKKMVKYKESKAINGGLLMTFEGNPETVEVKSLSEELKDFKVTHAKRSDSVNIWFDAEKSNLGGTVSKQLKLSYFTPTISDTISVSYKAVKDEFKLSNEAGNLIAPENNFVINTSLPIENLNTSSWKLESDSIAQDFTAKISEKNPFKILVNSSFKPTKKYVLTIPKETVSSYYSSNDKSFQFQFEIDKPENYGSFTAVIKNKPTAKFWVELTNEKGEILYSQFTNASEVSFKNLKPATYIARIRVDNNGNGFWDEADFAQNIAAEDVYIFEKEINVRPLWEIKEDWELTNR; this is encoded by the coding sequence ATGAAAAAAATAATTTTTCTCCTTCTGCTTAATCTGTTGCTTTTTTCGTGTGCTAGAGTTGGCGCACCAAATGGCGGTACTAGAGATTCTTTGGCTCCTAAATTTTTAGGCTCTAATATTGATACTACTCGATTAAATGTTTCTAGAACGGTAAAGGAATTGAGGCTGGATTTTGATGAATATGTAATGCTGAAAGATTTTAATAAAAATTTCAATGTATCGCCACCGATTAAGAAAATTAAAAAAGTCATTCCTTCTAATCTGGCTAATAAATATGTTTTGATACAGTGGGAAGATACGCTTCAAGCCAATACTACCTATAATTTTAATTTTGGAAATGCCATTGTAGACAATAACGAGTCTAATCCTTTGCCTTACTTTAATTTTGCGTTTTCTACAGGAGATAAAATAGATGACCTTTTCGTGAGTGGAACCGTGAAAGATGCCATGACGCTCATCAAAGAAAATCAAACGGCAAAAGACAATAAAATGGTAGTAGGTCTCTATAAAGCAGGCGAAAATCTAGACTACAAACAGAAACCCGATTATATTACCAAAGTAGACGAAGAAAATTATTTTGAACTCAATTTTTTACCAAAAGGGGAATTTGTAATTATAGCTTTTGATGACGAAAATCAAAATTCTGTTTACGATGCAGGAAAAGAAAAAGTTTCTTTTTTGAAAGAAAAAATTACCTTAGACAGCACAAGTGTAAGAGGTCTCAAATTGAAACTTTACCCTTCTAAAAAAATGGTAAAATACAAAGAAAGTAAAGCTATTAATGGTGGTTTATTGATGACTTTTGAAGGAAATCCGGAAACGGTGGAAGTAAAATCGCTTTCAGAAGAACTGAAAGATTTTAAAGTAACGCATGCAAAACGTTCGGATTCTGTGAATATTTGGTTTGATGCAGAGAAGAGTAATTTGGGTGGAACTGTTTCTAAACAATTGAAATTAAGTTATTTCACGCCTACGATTAGCGATACCATTTCCGTGAGTTATAAAGCAGTGAAAGATGAGTTTAAACTCTCTAATGAAGCCGGGAATTTAATCGCCCCAGAAAATAATTTTGTCATTAATACATCGTTGCCCATAGAAAATCTCAACACTTCTTCTTGGAAATTGGAAAGCGATAGCATTGCACAAGATTTCACTGCGAAAATTTCAGAGAAAAATCCTTTTAAAATTCTAGTGAATTCTAGTTTTAAACCGACGAAAAAGTATGTTTTAACGATACCAAAAGAAACCGTTTCTTCTTATTACAGCAGTAACGATAAGTCGTTCCAATTTCAATTTGAGATTGATAAACCAGAAAATTATGGTTCTTTTACGGCTGTGATTAAAAATAAACCTACGGCTAAATTTTGGGTAGAATTGACCAATGAAAAAGGTGAAATATTATATTCTCAGTTCACCAATGCCTCAGAAGTTTCCTTTAAAAATTTGAAACCAGCGACTTATATTGCCAGAATTAGAGTAGACAATAATGGAAATGGATTCTGGGACGAAGCAGATTTTGCGCAAAATATCGCTGCTGAAGACGTCTACATTTTTGAAAAAGAAATTAATGTAAGACCACTCTGGGAAATTAAGGAAGATTGGGAACTTACCAATCGTTAA
- a CDS encoding NUDIX hydrolase: MKHLKYCPKCGQETLIFDGEKKFSCSQCDFVMYHNCAAAVAVLIRFEDELLLTKRNQNPKIGKLDLAGGFTDPKESAEETCSRELKEELGIEIDLKNLKFVGSLPNVYHYKEVDYNTLDLFFEYRVEEKIAIKKLEAHEISETIWVKISELNLEEIAFDSQRKFLENYQ; encoded by the coding sequence ATGAAACATTTAAAATATTGCCCAAAATGCGGACAAGAAACGCTGATTTTTGATGGAGAAAAGAAATTTTCTTGTTCACAATGTGATTTTGTGATGTATCATAATTGCGCCGCCGCAGTTGCAGTATTAATTAGATTCGAAGACGAATTATTACTAACCAAGAGAAATCAAAATCCTAAAATCGGGAAACTAGATTTAGCGGGCGGTTTTACAGACCCAAAAGAAAGCGCCGAAGAAACTTGCTCAAGAGAATTAAAAGAAGAATTGGGGATAGAAATAGACCTCAAAAATTTAAAATTCGTAGGAAGTCTGCCCAATGTTTATCATTACAAAGAAGTAGACTATAATACTTTGGACTTATTCTTTGAATATCGAGTGGAGGAAAAAATAGCAATCAAAAAACTAGAAGCTCACGAAATTTCAGAAACCATTTGGGTGAAAATTTCTGAACTCAATCTTGAAGAAATCGCTTTCGATTCGCAGAGAAAATTTTTAGAAAATTATCAATAA
- a CDS encoding serine hydrolase domain-containing protein, whose translation MKQKIVVILILLLTLVSCKKEFNFFQQENENGLPNYGNVDVENVFTAEDSQLQDKQNVVNAIQQYYDKVWEKGNLSGGFLVAKGDKILFESYRGFAKENNQVPINKDVPLHIASISKSLTAMAVLKLVEARKINLHDKVTHYFPKFPYKEVEVIHLLNHRSGLPKYEYFIEKLGLKPKNKYFTNQEVLDLLIQHKPDLARNTNTGFMYCNTNYALLALIVEKVTAHPFPLAMQKIVFKPLGMEHTYIFQQKDSLRAAQSFYYQGSRLYPTDKLDGIYGDKNCYTTPRDLFKFSKAMYAENFLRKSLKDSIFTPYSNERRGVNNYGIGFRMKVFDNGEKLTFHNGWWHGSNTAFVHLQKSKVTIIALGNKFSRRVYSALTLSSLFEDFPLEREKLNKLMNKEIDTTKENHDAAAESTE comes from the coding sequence ATGAAGCAGAAAATTGTAGTAATTCTTATCCTTTTATTGACTTTGGTTTCTTGTAAAAAAGAATTTAATTTTTTTCAGCAAGAGAATGAAAATGGTTTGCCTAATTACGGAAACGTAGATGTAGAAAATGTCTTTACTGCAGAAGATTCTCAGCTTCAAGATAAACAAAATGTGGTTAATGCCATTCAGCAATACTATGATAAAGTTTGGGAAAAAGGGAATTTAAGTGGAGGTTTCCTCGTAGCAAAAGGCGATAAAATTCTATTCGAAAGCTATAGAGGTTTTGCCAAAGAAAACAATCAAGTTCCCATCAATAAAGATGTTCCGCTTCATATAGCTTCTATTTCTAAATCGCTTACTGCGATGGCAGTTCTTAAATTGGTAGAAGCTAGAAAAATAAATCTTCACGATAAAGTCACCCATTATTTTCCGAAATTTCCTTACAAAGAAGTAGAAGTGATTCACTTGCTTAATCATAGAAGTGGATTACCGAAATACGAATATTTCATCGAAAAATTAGGACTTAAACCCAAAAATAAATATTTCACCAACCAAGAAGTTCTCGATTTACTTATTCAGCATAAACCAGATTTGGCAAGAAATACCAACACTGGCTTTATGTATTGTAATACCAATTATGCGCTTCTTGCACTGATTGTAGAAAAAGTTACTGCACATCCTTTTCCTTTGGCGATGCAGAAAATCGTTTTCAAACCATTAGGAATGGAACATACATATATTTTTCAGCAAAAAGATTCACTGCGAGCTGCTCAATCTTTTTACTATCAAGGAAGCAGATTGTATCCTACAGATAAATTAGATGGGATTTATGGGGACAAAAACTGCTACACCACGCCAAGAGATTTATTTAAGTTTTCAAAAGCGATGTACGCTGAAAATTTCTTGAGAAAAAGTCTTAAAGATTCTATTTTTACACCTTACAGTAATGAAAGAAGAGGCGTAAACAATTATGGAATTGGTTTTAGAATGAAAGTTTTTGACAACGGAGAAAAACTTACGTTTCATAATGGTTGGTGGCACGGAAGCAATACCGCTTTTGTTCATTTACAAAAATCTAAAGTCACGATTATTGCTCTTGGAAACAAATTTTCTAGAAGAGTGTATTCTGCGCTCACACTTTCTTCATTGTTTGAAGATTTTCCTTTAGAAAGAGAAAAATTGAATAAACTCATGAACAAGGAAATAGATACTACAAAAGAGAATCACGATGCTGCGGCAGAATCTACCGAATAA
- a CDS encoding catalase — MMSKKLTNSSGMPYFEHQDSQTVGARGPVLLQDFILQENLAHFVRERIPERIVHAKGTGAYGKFTVTHDITKYTRAKLFSKVGNTCRMFARFSTVGGEKGSADTARDPRGFALKFYTEDGNWDLVGNNTPVFFIKDAKKFPDFIHTQKRHPKTNLKSHTMMWDFWSLNPESLHQVLILMSDRGTPYGYRHMHGFGSHTFSMINDKNERIWVKFHLKTKQGIKNFTDAEATKMAGENPDFAQEDLCNAIENGDFPKWTMYIQVMTEEESREFKWNPFDITKVWPQAEFPLIEVGEMELNEIPKNYFAHVEQSTFSPSNLIDGISFSPDKMLQGRLFSYPDAHRYRVGVNAHQLEVNRCPFATHNYQRDGFMADSRDYEDAPNYHPNSFDDIKPDPSYKKFEEELDSNRVAHFDRNENDNDHYTQPGLLYTKAMNQEDRTNLVNNIIGHMKKIDGPKRDEIINRQLCHFFRANVEMGMRIAAGLQVKLDDGIMNHAK, encoded by the coding sequence ATCATGAGTAAGAAGCTAACCAATTCATCAGGAATGCCGTATTTTGAACACCAAGATTCTCAAACGGTTGGAGCAAGAGGACCTGTTTTATTGCAAGATTTTATTCTACAAGAAAATCTAGCGCATTTTGTAAGAGAAAGAATTCCAGAAAGAATCGTTCATGCAAAAGGAACAGGCGCTTACGGAAAATTTACCGTAACTCACGATATTACTAAATACACCAGAGCCAAATTATTCTCTAAAGTAGGAAACACTTGTAGAATGTTTGCTAGATTTTCTACTGTTGGCGGAGAAAAAGGAAGCGCAGATACAGCAAGAGACCCTAGAGGTTTTGCGCTAAAATTCTATACAGAAGATGGAAATTGGGATTTAGTAGGAAATAACACACCGGTATTTTTCATCAAAGACGCTAAAAAATTCCCAGATTTTATTCATACCCAAAAACGACACCCTAAAACCAACTTGAAATCTCATACCATGATGTGGGATTTTTGGAGCTTAAATCCAGAAAGTTTACATCAAGTTTTAATTTTGATGAGCGACAGAGGAACTCCTTATGGTTACAGACATATGCACGGTTTTGGTTCTCATACTTTTTCGATGATTAATGATAAAAATGAGAGAATTTGGGTGAAATTTCATCTAAAAACCAAACAAGGCATTAAAAACTTCACCGATGCTGAAGCCACTAAAATGGCGGGAGAAAATCCAGATTTTGCACAAGAAGATCTTTGCAATGCTATAGAAAATGGTGATTTCCCGAAATGGACCATGTACATACAAGTAATGACCGAAGAAGAATCTAGAGAATTTAAATGGAATCCTTTTGACATTACTAAAGTTTGGCCACAAGCAGAATTTCCACTGATTGAAGTCGGTGAAATGGAACTCAATGAAATTCCTAAAAATTATTTTGCTCATGTAGAACAATCTACTTTTTCGCCAAGTAATTTGATTGATGGAATTAGTTTTTCGCCCGATAAAATGCTTCAAGGAAGATTATTTTCTTATCCGGATGCTCACAGATACAGAGTGGGTGTAAATGCACATCAATTAGAAGTTAACAGATGTCCTTTTGCAACTCATAATTATCAAAGAGACGGATTTATGGCAGATTCTAGAGACTATGAAGACGCACCGAACTACCATCCTAATAGTTTTGACGACATAAAACCTGATCCTTCTTACAAAAAATTTGAAGAAGAATTAGACAGCAATCGTGTAGCGCATTTCGATAGAAATGAAAATGATAACGACCATTATACACAGCCAGGCCTACTCTACACCAAAGCGATGAACCAAGAAGACAGAACCAATTTGGTCAATAATATTATTGGTCACATGAAAAAAATTGACGGCCCGAAAAGAGATGAAATCATCAACAGACAATTGTGTCATTTCTTTAGAGCGAATGTAGAAATGGGAATGAGAATTGCGGCAGGACTTCAAGTAAAACTAGATGATGGAATTATGAACCACGCCAAATAA
- a CDS encoding IS3 family transposase, protein MDIRILKYSFFSIAEFGFRSRERHFKKVRRLNSGKEKSKAIEELRQDFDLAVLLHCTSMARSSFYYYQKRFQMKDKYAEIKEMIKQIYHRHKGRLGYRRITLLLKEKGILINHKTVLRLMKILGLKSIIRVKKYKSYKGEQGKIAPNVLQRNFKSDTPNQKWATDVTEFNVSGNKLYLSPIIDLFNGEIVSFDLSERPVFSQIIRMLKKSFRKVKSTQNIILHSDQGWQYQMKHYQNLLKEKGIIQSMSRKGNCLDNAVIENFFGTIKSEMFYARKFGSIQELKMEIVKYIHYYNNDRIRLNLKGKSPVQYRTLSFENIV, encoded by the coding sequence TTGGATATTAGAATACTAAAATACTCTTTTTTTTCTATTGCGGAATTTGGGTTTAGAAGCCGAGAACGCCATTTTAAAAAAGTTAGACGCCTTAATTCAGGAAAGGAAAAATCCAAAGCCATCGAAGAGTTAAGGCAGGACTTTGATTTAGCAGTACTACTGCATTGTACATCGATGGCAAGAAGCAGTTTTTATTACTATCAAAAACGCTTTCAAATGAAAGATAAATATGCGGAAATAAAAGAAATGATTAAGCAGATTTATCATCGTCACAAAGGAAGGTTGGGCTATAGAAGAATTACTTTGCTTTTGAAAGAAAAAGGAATTTTGATTAATCACAAAACTGTTTTACGACTTATGAAAATATTAGGTTTAAAGAGTATTATCCGAGTGAAGAAATATAAATCTTACAAGGGAGAGCAAGGGAAAATTGCGCCCAATGTTCTACAGAGGAATTTCAAATCGGACACTCCTAATCAGAAATGGGCAACCGATGTTACAGAGTTTAATGTATCGGGTAATAAACTTTATCTATCTCCAATCATCGATTTATTTAATGGTGAAATTGTCAGTTTTGACTTATCTGAAAGACCTGTGTTTAGCCAAATCATCAGAATGCTAAAGAAATCATTCAGAAAAGTAAAATCTACACAAAACATCATTCTACATTCTGATCAAGGTTGGCAATATCAAATGAAACATTACCAAAACTTGTTAAAAGAAAAAGGTATTATTCAAAGTATGTCCCGAAAAGGAAACTGTTTGGACAATGCGGTGATAGAAAACTTTTTTGGAACGATAAAATCAGAAATGTTTTATGCCAGAAAGTTTGGTTCCATTCAGGAACTTAAGATGGAAATAGTGAAGTACATTCACTATTACAACAATGATAGAATAAGACTCAATCTCAAAGGAAAGAGTCCGGTACAGTACCGAACTCTTTCCTTTGAAAATATTGTTTAA
- a CDS encoding IS1380 family transposase has protein sequence MKFELSFTNKEITPWGGMVFLKQMLDKIGFREQIEKCESLPVSLSNNSYKKEVLLESFITSIWCGANRFLHTEITRADKALGEIFDWRKTPAQDAYKRYFGKFTQHINQQVGHYFFSWFFQNLNLNYFTLDIDSSVITRYGEQEGAKKGYNPKKKGRNSHHPIIAFVNDVKMVANFWLRSGNTSSANNFVGFLEETLLNFGDKKVGLVRLDSGFFQKDIMDYLELKTLQYIIAAKFTHPIQHLIDQQDFWIKVDEGIEICDKYYQAKNWEKPRRIVIVRQKIAQRPNAAGRILSLFPEDEIHRNYRYSAYITNQEQSATDVWRTYRNRGDAENRIKELKADFGAESFNLKGFFPTEAALIFSMIAYNLMSIFRLFVLQEKTQKTLSTLRYRTFAIGAYFEKVGDTLKLKIALTKKRRKWFVGIWDYPIDLSQKISTA, from the coding sequence ATGAAATTCGAGCTATCCTTTACCAATAAAGAGATTACGCCTTGGGGAGGCATGGTGTTTTTAAAGCAAATGTTGGACAAAATCGGCTTTAGAGAGCAAATTGAAAAATGCGAATCTTTACCTGTGTCACTTTCCAATAATTCTTATAAAAAAGAAGTTTTGCTTGAATCTTTTATTACGAGTATTTGGTGTGGTGCCAATCGTTTTTTGCACACAGAAATTACCCGTGCAGATAAGGCTCTTGGGGAAATATTTGACTGGCGAAAGACCCCTGCTCAGGACGCATATAAACGCTATTTTGGCAAGTTTACACAACACATCAACCAGCAAGTTGGGCATTATTTTTTCAGTTGGTTTTTTCAGAATTTGAACCTCAATTATTTTACGTTAGACATTGATTCATCTGTAATTACTCGATACGGAGAGCAAGAGGGAGCAAAAAAAGGCTACAATCCTAAGAAAAAAGGAAGAAACAGCCATCATCCTATCATTGCATTTGTGAACGATGTAAAGATGGTCGCTAATTTTTGGCTCAGGAGCGGCAATACTTCTTCGGCAAATAATTTTGTAGGATTTTTAGAAGAAACACTCTTAAATTTTGGGGATAAGAAAGTAGGATTAGTTCGTTTGGATAGTGGTTTTTTCCAGAAAGACATTATGGATTATCTTGAATTAAAAACACTCCAATACATCATCGCTGCAAAATTTACTCACCCCATTCAACACTTGATAGACCAGCAAGATTTTTGGATAAAAGTTGATGAGGGCATCGAAATTTGCGACAAATATTATCAAGCAAAAAACTGGGAAAAGCCAAGAAGGATAGTCATTGTAAGGCAAAAAATAGCACAACGGCCGAATGCGGCAGGCCGAATATTAAGCCTGTTTCCGGAAGATGAAATCCATAGAAATTATCGCTATTCAGCCTATATTACCAACCAAGAACAATCGGCAACAGATGTTTGGAGAACGTACCGAAACAGAGGCGATGCAGAGAATCGAATCAAGGAATTAAAGGCAGATTTTGGAGCCGAAAGTTTTAACCTTAAAGGCTTTTTCCCTACAGAAGCTGCACTTATATTTTCGATGATTGCTTATAATCTGATGTCAATTTTCAGACTGTTTGTTCTTCAGGAAAAAACGCAGAAAACATTATCTACACTACGATATAGAACCTTTGCTATTGGAGCTTATTTTGAAAAAGTAGGTGACACACTCAAACTGAAGATTGCACTCACCAAAAAACGCAGAAAATGGTTCGTCGGAATTTGGGATTACCCCATAGACTTATCTCAAAAAATTTCAACTGCGTGA
- a CDS encoding heme-binding domain-containing protein, producing the protein MKKVLIGIVVFLVLIQLIPIDRTNKPVDPKQNFVEVLKTPKDVTEMLKNACYDCHSNEVKYPSYAYIAPISWSIKHHVNEGKENVNFSEWMMYNKDQKDHILDEIIETIERKEMPFKGYIPMHPEANLTDTQRKILIDYFKGLQKSGQY; encoded by the coding sequence ATGAAAAAAGTACTCATCGGAATCGTTGTTTTCTTGGTTTTAATACAACTTATTCCTATCGACAGAACCAATAAACCAGTAGACCCGAAACAGAATTTTGTAGAGGTGCTCAAAACTCCGAAAGATGTAACCGAAATGCTGAAAAATGCGTGTTACGATTGCCATAGCAACGAGGTGAAATATCCTAGTTATGCTTACATTGCTCCTATTTCTTGGTCGATTAAGCATCACGTAAATGAAGGCAAAGAAAATGTAAATTTCTCTGAATGGATGATGTATAACAAAGACCAAAAAGACCACATTTTAGATGAAATCATTGAAACGATAGAGCGTAAAGAAATGCCATTTAAAGGTTATATTCCGATGCATCCAGAAGCTAATCTTACTGATACTCAAAGAAAAATATTGATTGATTATTTTAAAGGATTACAAAAATCTGGTCAATATTAA
- the xerD gene encoding site-specific tyrosine recombinase XerD gives MTWNETIENFSHFLKFERNFSDNTLDAYIRDVKKLKAFSEEKLDNTTPDKITFENLQEFLLYLTKEKISERTQARGISSIKSFFKYLIEEEIREDNPSTLLEGPKLGLYLPDTLSFEDVEKIIKAIDLSTDLGVRNHCIIEVLYGCGLRVSELIELKISDVNFKENFIKVEGKGKKVRYVPLANYTANLILNYINNVRANNKIGKKYEDHIFLNSRGSSMSRVIVFIIIKELVEKAGIRKSISPHTFRHSFATHLLQNGVDLRFIQEMLGHSSITTTEIYTHLKTEELHDVILKYHPRNK, from the coding sequence ATGACCTGGAATGAAACGATTGAGAATTTTTCACATTTTCTCAAATTCGAGAGGAATTTCTCTGACAATACTTTAGATGCATACATACGAGATGTGAAGAAACTAAAAGCTTTCTCAGAGGAAAAACTAGATAACACTACTCCCGACAAAATAACTTTTGAAAACTTACAAGAATTTCTCCTTTATCTTACCAAAGAAAAAATAAGCGAAAGAACTCAAGCAAGAGGAATATCTTCTATTAAATCTTTTTTTAAATATCTTATCGAAGAAGAAATTAGAGAAGACAATCCTTCCACACTTCTTGAAGGTCCAAAATTAGGCTTATATTTACCTGATACGCTAAGCTTCGAAGATGTAGAAAAAATCATTAAAGCCATCGATTTAAGCACTGATTTAGGCGTGAGAAATCACTGCATCATAGAAGTATTGTATGGTTGCGGTCTTAGAGTTTCTGAATTAATAGAACTTAAAATTTCTGATGTTAATTTCAAAGAAAACTTTATAAAAGTAGAGGGAAAAGGAAAAAAAGTAAGATACGTTCCGCTTGCTAATTACACTGCAAATCTTATTTTGAACTACATCAATAATGTAAGAGCAAACAATAAAATTGGCAAAAAATATGAAGACCACATTTTCCTTAACAGCAGAGGTTCTTCCATGTCTAGAGTGATTGTATTCATCATTATCAAAGAATTGGTAGAAAAGGCGGGAATCAGAAAAAGTATTTCTCCACATACTTTCCGTCATTCTTTTGCTACTCATCTTTTGCAAAACGGTGTAGATTTAAGGTTTATCCAAGAAATGCTAGGACATTCTAGCATTACCACCACAGAAATTTACACCCATTTAAAAACCGAAGAATTGCATGATGTAATTCTGAAATACCACCCAAGAAACAAATGA
- a CDS encoding enoyl-CoA hydratase-related protein: MNFQNILLENEGQISTITINRPQSLNALNGATISELSEALSQLEQDSNCRVIIITGSGEKSFVAGADIKEFSDFGQDKAEELARNGQNSLFNKIENLRKPVIAAVNGFALGGGLELAMACHIRYASENAKLGLPEVTLGLIPGYGGTQRLPKLVGKGLANELIFSAKMISASKAKEMGLVNEVFSLEELLPKTKELATLISKNSPQGISKAIAAVNASDSAEGYELEIKSFGELFEMEDKKEGVSAFLEKRKPNF; this comes from the coding sequence ATGAATTTCCAAAATATTCTCCTAGAAAACGAAGGTCAAATTTCTACCATTACCATTAATAGACCACAGAGTTTAAACGCTTTAAATGGAGCTACTATCAGTGAATTGAGCGAAGCTTTATCTCAGCTAGAACAAGATTCTAATTGCAGAGTCATCATCATCACAGGAAGTGGCGAAAAATCATTTGTAGCCGGAGCAGACATTAAAGAGTTTTCTGATTTCGGTCAAGACAAAGCAGAGGAATTAGCCAGAAACGGACAAAATTCGCTATTCAATAAAATAGAAAATTTAAGAAAACCTGTTATTGCCGCTGTAAATGGTTTTGCATTGGGTGGTGGTTTAGAACTTGCGATGGCTTGTCACATAAGATATGCTTCAGAAAATGCAAAATTAGGTTTACCAGAAGTTACTTTAGGTCTTATTCCTGGTTATGGAGGCACCCAAAGATTACCAAAATTAGTAGGAAAAGGACTTGCGAATGAATTGATTTTCTCTGCTAAAATGATTTCGGCGAGTAAAGCAAAAGAAATGGGTTTGGTAAACGAAGTTTTTAGTTTAGAAGAATTATTACCAAAAACCAAAGAATTAGCCACCCTTATTTCTAAAAATTCACCGCAAGGAATTTCTAAAGCCATTGCTGCGGTGAATGCATCAGATTCTGCTGAAGGTTATGAATTAGAAATCAAATCTTTCGGAGAATTATTCGAAATGGAAGATAAAAAAGAAGGCGTTTCTGCATTTTTAGAAAAAAGAAAGCCTAATTTTTAA
- a CDS encoding deoxycytidylate deaminase: MNHNKFDLAYLKMAKEWAKLSYCERKKVGALIVKDRMIISDGYNGTPSGAENCCEDEGGKTHWYVLHAEANAILKLASSTQSAKGATLYLTLSPCKECSKLILQSGIKRLVYIDQYSDTEGLEFLENAQVEVLQIKEENLK; the protein is encoded by the coding sequence ATGAATCACAATAAATTTGACTTAGCCTATCTTAAAATGGCTAAAGAATGGGCAAAACTTTCTTACTGCGAAAGAAAAAAAGTAGGAGCACTCATTGTAAAAGACAGAATGATTATTTCTGACGGATATAACGGAACTCCTTCTGGTGCAGAAAATTGTTGTGAAGACGAAGGCGGAAAAACGCATTGGTACGTGCTTCATGCAGAAGCAAATGCCATTTTAAAATTAGCTTCTAGTACTCAGTCTGCAAAAGGCGCTACTCTTTACCTTACACTTTCGCCGTGTAAAGAATGCAGCAAACTTATATTACAATCTGGCATCAAAAGACTAGTCTATATAGACCAATACTCAGATACAGAAGGATTAGAATTTTTAGAAAATGCTCAAGTAGAAGTTCTTCAAATTAAAGAAGAAAACTTAAAATAA